One segment of Hippopotamus amphibius kiboko isolate mHipAmp2 chromosome 2, mHipAmp2.hap2, whole genome shotgun sequence DNA contains the following:
- the B3GALT9 gene encoding beta-1,3-galactosyltransferase 9 — MKVLEIKDKARKLNMEPLRSNLSKYYILSQSEVCKGKSIFLLSLIFSSPGNGTRRDLIRKTWGNVTSVRGHPILTLFALGMPVLVATQQEIDEESQKNNDIIEGIFLDSAENQTLKIITMMQWAVTFCPNALFILKADEEMFVNLPSLVDYLLNLKEHLDDIYVGRVIHQDTPNRDSKSQEFVSFSEYPEKYYPDYCSGEAFVMPQDVARMMYVVFKEVPIMVPADVFVGICAKAIGLIPIHSSRFSGKRHIRYNRCCYKFIFTSSETTDAEMPLAWKEINSGKECTLFETYYRLISCKILTYLDSFKRFHMGTVKSNVVYYGD, encoded by the coding sequence ATGAAAGTTCTTGAAATTAAGGACAAGGCAAGAAAATTGAACATGGAGCCCCTAAGAAGTAATCTTTCCAAATATTATATCCTGAGCCAGTCAGAGGTGTGTAAAGGGAAGAGCATATTTTTGCTCTCTCTTATCTTCAGTAGCCCAGGAAATGGAACAAGGAGGGACCTCATCAGGAAAACCTGGGGTAACGTGACCAGTGTCCGAGGGCACCCCATTCTCACACTGTTTGCTTTGGGAATGCCTGTTTTGGTAGCTACTCAGCAAGAGATAGATGAAGAGTCGCAAAAGAATAATGATATAATTGAAGGAATCTTCTTGGACAGTGCTGAGAACCAAACTCTGAAGATTATCACCATGATGCAGTGGGCTGTGACTTTCTGCCCTAACGCCTTGTTCATTCTCAAGGCTGATGAAGAGATGTTTGTGAATCTACCAAGCTTGGTAGACTATCTTCTCAATCTGAAAGAACACCTTGACGATATCTATGTAGGAAGAGTTATCCACCAGGATACACCCAACAGAGACTCTAAGAGCCAAGAATTTGTCTCTTTCAGTGAGTACCCAGAAAAGTACTACCCAGATTACTGCAGTGGTGAGGCCTTtgttatgccccaagatgtggcTCGGATGATGTATGTAGTTTTCAAAGAAGTACCCATTATGGTGCCTGCTGATGTGTTTGTAGGAATTTGTGCTAAGGCCATTGGCCTTATACCCATCCACAGTTCCAGGTTTTCTGGGAAAAGGCACATCAGATACAACAGATGTTGCTATAAGTTCATTTTCACATCCTCAGAAACAACAGATGCTGAAATGCCCctggcatggaaggaaattaacaGTGGGAAAGAATGTACACTATTTGAAACCTACTACAGGCTCATTTCCTGCAAAATTCTAACATACCTTGACAGCTTTAAACGTTTTCACATGGGTACCGTAAAAAGTAATGTCGTGTATTATGGTGattag